From Medicago truncatula cultivar Jemalong A17 chromosome 7, MtrunA17r5.0-ANR, whole genome shotgun sequence, a single genomic window includes:
- the LOC25498506 gene encoding uncharacterized protein has translation MATTTQVEEHVSLKLLLNEKGNKVLFAEAGKDFVDILCSFLTIPLGTIAKLVEKESSIGQVTVGCLNSLYGSVANLDEGCFSTKTTKQMLLQPINSAEDYCNTLKLNIDDTQPTKYFACTNYNACYYRDMILLKHLPQGFVNGVATFVITDDLTIKPNCIDYTSFSLFKEFGVKNPSSVKEVVLNVTKEKVLDLLKCSLLSKSTLTDLFLEKKPSLERSRFILGDVEISDNIQINLKLVIRKSDNKVLYAQGQQDFANLLLSFLTFPLGGIVRIFGENCSFGSMNGLYKSIVDLDENQYLTSMEAKNRLVDPCIAPQLKLSKQILPILDPGVLEYYGYFEGVVTSNNIIQVQIFKPGVDKSYAGNFKKLNSSNVMNPVDGYVKGPAMYFATDDLVVAPLTPISALGLLNRLNTPLNELKEKVITIGIKECLSILKASLTSTSALTNGLAHMLTEVKEEK, from the exons ATGGCAACAACTACTCAAGTAGAGGAGCATGTGTCCTTGAAACTTCTGTTAAATGAAAAGGGTAACAAAGTCCTATTTGCAGAAGCAGGGAAGGATTTTGTAGACATTCTCTGTAGCTTCCTCACAATACCTTTAGGAACCATTGCCAAACTTGTAGAGAAGGAATCTAGCATAGGGCAAGTTACAGTTGGTTGTCTAAACTCTCTCTATGGAAGTGTTGCAAATCTGGATGAAGGTTGTTTCTCAACTAAGACAACCAAACAAATGTTGCTGCAGCCAATAAACTCAGCTGAAGATTATTGCAACACTCTTAAACTCAACATTGATGACACTCAACCAACAAAGTACTTCGCATGTACCAACTATAACGCGTGCTACTATCGCGATATGA TTTTACTTAAACATCTCCCCCAAGGATTTGTTAATGGTGTAGCTACATTTGTCATAACTGATGATCTCACTATCAAGCCAAACTGTATTGACTATACAAGCTTTAGCCTGTTCAAGGAATTTGGCGTAAAAAACCCTAGTTCGGTAAAAGAAGTGGTTCTGAATGTCACCAAAGAAAAG GTACTTGATCTGCTTAAGTGTTCTTTGCTTTCCAAGTCAACTTTGACAGATTTGTTCCTAGAGAAGAAACCATCCCTTGAGAGATCAAGGTTTATATTGGGTGATGTTGAAATTAGTGACAATATCCAAATCAATCTAAAGCTAGTTATAAGAAAATCAGATAACAAGGTATTGTATGCTCAAGGACAGCAAGATTTTGCAAACTTACTTTTAAGTTTTCTTACATTTCCTTTGGGTGGAATTGTTCGAATATTTGGAGAGAATTGTTCCTTTGGAAGCATGAATGGATTATACAAGAGTATAGTTGATTTGGATGAAAACCAATATTTGACATCAATGGAAGCTAAGAACAGGCTTGTTGATCCTTGCATTGCCCCACAGTTGAAGTTAAGCAAGCAGATTTTACCAATTCTTGATCCTGGTGTTCTTGAATACTATGGTTATTTTGAAGGCGTTGTTACCAGTAATAATATTATCCAGGTTCAAATTTTCAAACCTGGTGTAGATAAGAGCTATGCTGGAAATTTTAAGAAACTGAATTCATCGAATGTCATGAATCCTGTTGACGGTTATGTTAAGGGTCCAGCTATGTATTTCGCTACAGATGATCTGGTTGTAGCACCCTTAACTCCAATCTCAGCTTTGGGTTTACTTAACCGTTTGAATACTCCTCTTAATGAATTGAAGGAAAAAGTTATCACAATTGGCATCAAGGAG TGTCTTAGCATATTGAAGGCTTCTTTGACATCAACATCTGCCCTAACAAATGGTTTGGCTCACATGTTAACTGAAGTTAAGGAGGAGAAATGA
- the LOC25498508 gene encoding uncharacterized protein — translation MAATTSTQAEEHVSLKLLLNENGNKVLFAEAGKDFVDILCSFLTMPLGTIARLVEKESSIGQVTVGCLNSLYKSVADLDEGCVSNETIKQMLLQPINSAEDYCNTLKINIDDTQPTKYFTCATYSIGCLYRNITNSTYKDKHKCHCGNSFTHPIILTRLPQGFVNDVATFVITDDLTIKPNCIDYTSFSLFEEFGIKNPSSVKEVVLNFTKEKVLDLLKCSLLSKSTLTDLFLEKKPSLERSRFILCDVEISDNIQINLKLVIRKSDNKVLYAQGQQDFANLLLSFLTFPLGGIVRIFGENCSFGSMNGLYKSIVDLDENQYLTSMEAKNRLVDPCISPQLKLSKSILPILKPGVHKYYGYVESNSIIHVQIFKTDVDKTICAGSITELNLRYGVNPGEDYVKGPAMYFATDDLVNVAPLTPISALGLLNRLKTPLNDLKEKVVTIGTKECLSILKAALTSTSALTNGLAHM, via the exons ATGGCTGCTACTACTTCTACTCAAGCAGAGGAGCATGTGTCCTTGAAACTTCTTTTGAACGAAAATGGTAACAAAGTCTTGTTTGCAGAAGCAGGGAAGGACTTTGTGGATATTCTCTGTAGCTTCTTAACAATGCCTTTAGGAACCATTGCGAGATTGGTAGAGAAGGAATCTAGCATAGGGCAAGTTACAGTCGGTTGTCTAAACTCGCTGTATAAAAGTGTGGCAGATCTGGATGAAGGTTGTGTCTCTAACGAGACAATCAAACAAATGCTTCTACAACCAATCAACTCAGCGGAAGATTATTGTAACACTCTTAAAATCAACATTGACGACACTCAACCAACAAAGTACTTCACATGTGCCACCTACTCTATTGGCTGCTTATATCGTAATATTACCAACTCAACGTATAAAGATAAACATAAATGTCACTGTGGGAATTCTTTTACCCATCCAATTATCCTTACACGTCTCCCCCAAGGATTTGTTAATGATGTAGCTACTTTTGTCATAACTGATGATCTCACTATCAAGCCAAACTGTATTGACTATACAAGCTTTAGTCTGTTCGAGGAATTTGGCATAAAAAACCCTAGTTCGGTAAAAGAAGTGGTTCTGAATTTCACCAAAGAAAAG GTACTTGATCTGCTTAAGTGTTCTTTGCTTTCCAAGTCAACTTTGACAGATTTGTTCCTAGAGAAGAAACCATCCCTTGAGAGATCAAGGTTTATTTTGTGTGATGTTGAAATTAGCGACAATATCCAAATCAATCTAAAGCTAGTTATAAGAAAATCAGATAACAAGGTACTGTATGCTCAAGGACAGCAAGATTTTGCAAACTTACTTTTAAGTTTTCTTACATTTCCTTTGGGTGGAATTGTTCGAATATTTGGAGAGAATTGTTCCTTTGGAAGCATGAATGGATTATACAAGAGTATAGTTGATTTGGATGAAAACCAATATTTGACATCAATGGAAGCTAAGAACAGGCTTGTTGATCCTTGCATTTCCCCACAGTTGAAGTTAAGCAAGTCGATATTACCAATTCTTAAACCTGGTGTTCATAAATATTATGGTTATGTTGAAAGTAATAGTATTATTcatgttcaaattttcaaaactgaTGTAGATAAGACCATTTGTGCTGGAAGTATTACGGAACTGAATTTACGTTATGGGGTGAATCCTGGTGAGGATTATGTCAAGGGTCCAGCTATGTATTTTGCTACAGATGATTTGGTTAATGTAGCACCATTGACTCCAATTTCAGCTTTGGGTTTACTTAACCGACTGAAAACTCCTCTTAAtgatttgaaggaaaaagttGTCACCATTGGCACCAAGGAG TGTCTTAGCATATTGAAGGCTGCTTTGACTTCAACTTCTGCTCTAACAAATGGTTTGGCTCACATGTGA